In Amycolatopsis sp. EV170708-02-1, the following are encoded in one genomic region:
- a CDS encoding helix-turn-helix transcriptional regulator yields the protein MTAQAEPVPETTDHLVEVLKALANPIRLQVLGWLREPDRHFPPEKAIADQNEVGVCVSHLQAKLGLAQSTVSAYMALLQRAGLVESTRVGKWTHYRRDEKRIEQLVDLLGRSI from the coding sequence ATGACCGCACAAGCCGAACCAGTCCCGGAGACGACCGATCATCTGGTCGAGGTGTTGAAGGCGCTCGCCAACCCGATCCGGCTCCAGGTGCTCGGATGGCTGCGCGAGCCGGATCGGCATTTCCCGCCGGAGAAGGCGATCGCCGACCAGAACGAGGTCGGCGTCTGCGTCAGTCATCTCCAGGCCAAGCTGGGGCTCGCGCAGTCCACGGTGTCGGCGTACATGGCGTTGCTGCAGCGCGCCGGGCTCGTGGAGTCCACCCGGGTGGGGAAGTGGACGCACTACCGCCGCGACGAGAAGCGGATCGAGCAGCTCGTCGACCTGCTGGGACGCTCCATCTGA
- a CDS encoding helix-turn-helix domain-containing protein yields the protein MVTRTAQERRDEQKRAYDAYLAACPARKLLDEVSGKWVSLVLVALGDGPQRYSDLSRRIAGVSQKMLTQTLRTLERDGLLTRTVTACVPVRVDYELTELGRSLRQLLAGIKDWAETRFDEVETARDRYDARSAAVTIGSDGAG from the coding sequence GTGGTCACGCGCACGGCACAGGAACGTCGGGACGAGCAGAAGCGGGCCTACGACGCCTATCTCGCGGCCTGTCCCGCCCGGAAACTGCTCGACGAGGTCTCCGGCAAATGGGTCAGCCTCGTCCTCGTGGCGCTCGGCGACGGGCCGCAGCGCTACAGCGACCTCTCCCGCCGGATCGCCGGCGTCAGCCAGAAGATGCTCACGCAGACGCTGCGGACCCTGGAACGGGACGGCCTGCTGACCCGCACCGTCACCGCGTGCGTGCCGGTGCGGGTGGACTACGAACTGACCGAGCTCGGCCGGAGCCTCCGGCAGCTGCTGGCCGGGATCAAGGACTGGGCCGAGACCCGGTTCGACGAGGTGGAGACCGCCAGAGATCGTTACGACGCGCGATCGGCGGCTGTCACCATCGGGTCGGACGGCGCGGGCTAG
- a CDS encoding SDR family oxidoreductase, which produces MNDRVLLITGASRGLGEATARRAAAAGFRLALLSRDREALLPLVAEFGDERALALAADVTDWGSLSAAVETAKDTFGGLDAVFANAGQSVVVSFFGDGGADPEQWRDMVLTNVYGTALTARATLPSLAESKGHLVLTGSVAGRYHRPGNLYSATKWAVTGLAGSIREEAVGTSVRVTVVQPGLVDTSMIPEDSKSKPKLEPDDIARAVLYALEQPPSVDVNEIVVRPTGQLR; this is translated from the coding sequence ATGAACGATCGAGTACTGCTGATCACCGGCGCCTCCCGCGGTCTCGGCGAGGCGACCGCACGCCGGGCCGCGGCCGCCGGTTTCCGGCTGGCGCTGCTCTCCCGCGACCGCGAGGCGCTGCTCCCGCTCGTCGCCGAATTCGGCGACGAGCGGGCCCTCGCGCTCGCGGCCGACGTCACCGACTGGGGTTCGCTGTCTGCGGCCGTCGAGACGGCGAAGGACACCTTCGGCGGCCTGGACGCGGTGTTCGCCAACGCGGGTCAGAGCGTCGTCGTCTCGTTCTTCGGCGACGGCGGCGCGGATCCCGAACAGTGGCGGGACATGGTGCTGACGAACGTCTACGGCACCGCCCTCACCGCGCGGGCGACCCTGCCGTCGCTCGCGGAATCGAAGGGACACCTCGTGCTCACCGGCTCGGTCGCCGGGCGCTACCACCGGCCCGGGAACCTCTACTCGGCGACGAAATGGGCGGTGACCGGGCTCGCCGGATCCATCCGCGAGGAGGCCGTCGGCACCAGCGTCCGGGTCACCGTCGTGCAGCCGGGACTGGTCGACACCTCGATGATCCCCGAGGACTCGAAGTCCAAGCCGAAACTGGAACCCGACGACATCGCGAGGGCGGTGCTCTACGCGCTGGAGCAGCCGCCCTCGGTCGACGTCAACGAGATCGTGGTCCGCCCGACCGGCCAGCTCCGCTAG
- a CDS encoding YafY family protein — translation MSTTGRMPRLLALVPYLLARPGIKIDDAAHDFDVTPKQLRKDLELLWMCGLPGYGPGDLIDLSFEGDTIVVTHDAGMNRPLRLTGGEATAMLVALRALAETPGVVDADAVRRAIAKIEVAAGQAQPSGIVVGGGVREGKKTAGTREAVRSALTAKRALRIRYYTASKDEITERTVDPMRLLIVQAVGYLEAWCRRAEGVRLFRLDRIDELTVLDEPAVPPAHAQPTDISDGVFRPRPDQQEAVLVLDPDTRWVAEYYPCEELDELDGGRLRIRMRYADESWMVRLILGLGGDAQVESPAALGEAVRRRAADALARARHLTSTYEQ, via the coding sequence ATGAGCACCACCGGTCGGATGCCGCGCCTGCTCGCGCTCGTGCCGTATCTCCTCGCCCGGCCCGGGATCAAGATCGACGACGCCGCCCACGACTTCGACGTGACGCCCAAACAGCTGCGCAAGGATCTCGAACTGCTGTGGATGTGCGGGCTGCCCGGCTACGGCCCCGGCGACCTGATCGACCTCTCCTTCGAGGGCGACACGATCGTCGTCACGCACGACGCCGGCATGAACCGTCCGCTGCGGCTCACCGGCGGCGAGGCGACGGCCATGCTCGTCGCGCTGCGAGCGTTGGCCGAGACGCCCGGAGTGGTCGACGCCGACGCGGTCCGTCGCGCCATCGCGAAGATCGAGGTCGCCGCGGGGCAGGCGCAGCCGTCGGGGATCGTCGTCGGCGGGGGAGTGCGTGAAGGCAAGAAGACCGCCGGAACACGCGAAGCGGTCCGGTCCGCTCTCACCGCGAAGCGTGCCTTGCGGATCCGGTACTACACCGCGTCGAAGGACGAGATCACCGAACGCACCGTCGATCCCATGCGGCTGCTCATCGTCCAGGCGGTCGGCTACCTCGAAGCGTGGTGCCGCCGCGCCGAGGGCGTCCGGTTGTTCCGGCTCGACCGCATCGACGAGCTGACCGTGCTCGACGAACCCGCCGTCCCGCCTGCGCACGCCCAGCCCACTGACATTTCCGATGGTGTTTTCCGGCCGCGTCCCGACCAGCAGGAAGCCGTCCTGGTCCTCGATCCCGACACACGCTGGGTAGCCGAGTACTACCCCTGCGAGGAGCTCGACGAGCTCGACGGCGGGCGGCTGCGCATCCGGATGCGCTACGCCGACGAGTCCTGGATGGTCCGGCTGATCCTCGGCCTCGGTGGAGACGCGCAGGTCGAAAGCCCGGCCGCGCTCGGGGAGGCAGTTCGTCGACGAGCGGCCGACGCGCTGGCCCGGGCTCGTCACCTAACGTCAACCTACGAGCAGTAG
- a CDS encoding TIGR03620 family F420-dependent LLM class oxidoreductase: MELGRFGIWTFDFEDQPASMLRDSVRELEELGWPSIWIPERDGREALTHAGFLLASTERMAVVNGIARIGSRGARWTHGAALLLADAYPGRHVLGLGFGGAQPGVKPLDAMSDYLDELDTVTSSNPLPGVPIQRLLAAYGPKMLGLARDRSEGAHTYHVTVEHTAQSREVLGEKAFLGVEHAVLFETDPGKAREIAREHLHVYLTSEYNVAKYRRLGYTEADIDGGRGSDRLVDDLVFWGDLDTIVAKLHGHLDAGADHVGIQVIGVKPGESAMPHWRRLAEAVLPR; this comes from the coding sequence ATGGAACTGGGGCGTTTCGGGATCTGGACGTTCGACTTCGAGGATCAGCCCGCGAGCATGCTGCGGGATTCGGTGCGGGAACTGGAAGAGCTCGGCTGGCCGTCGATCTGGATCCCGGAACGGGACGGACGCGAAGCGCTGACCCACGCCGGATTCCTGCTCGCGTCCACCGAGCGCATGGCCGTGGTCAACGGGATCGCGCGCATCGGCTCCCGCGGCGCGCGCTGGACCCATGGTGCGGCGCTCCTGCTCGCCGACGCGTATCCGGGCAGGCACGTCCTGGGGCTCGGCTTCGGCGGCGCGCAGCCGGGCGTCAAGCCGCTGGACGCGATGAGCGACTACCTCGACGAGCTCGACACCGTCACCAGCTCGAACCCGCTGCCCGGCGTGCCGATCCAGCGGCTGCTCGCGGCGTACGGGCCGAAGATGCTCGGCCTGGCCCGCGACCGGTCCGAGGGGGCGCATACCTACCACGTGACGGTCGAGCACACCGCGCAGTCGAGGGAAGTGCTGGGGGAGAAGGCCTTCCTCGGCGTCGAGCACGCGGTGCTGTTCGAAACCGACCCGGGCAAGGCGCGCGAGATCGCCCGCGAACACCTGCACGTGTACCTGACGTCCGAGTACAACGTCGCCAAGTACCGCCGTCTCGGCTACACCGAAGCCGACATCGACGGTGGCCGCGGCAGCGACCGGCTCGTCGACGATCTCGTGTTCTGGGGCGACCTCGACACCATCGTCGCGAAACTGCACGGGCATCTCGACGCCGGCGCCGACCATGTGGGCATCCAGGTCATCGGGGTGAAGCCCGGCGAGTCGGCCATGCCGCACTGGCGGCGGCTGGCCGAGGCCGTGCTGCCGCGCTAG
- a CDS encoding SRPBCC family protein: MDNDVTRLELRREYPDPIEDVWSALTESERTARWIGPWTGEAGVGNTIMLTMTAEEGSEPGPAIIRECDPPKRLVMDLGVTDQPAWRVELTLTERGDTTVLDFVHLLPKTEWDTSDILKGWHFYLDRLGAALLGEPVPEWDTYTPPSLEA, encoded by the coding sequence ATGGACAACGACGTGACCCGGCTCGAACTCCGGCGCGAGTACCCGGACCCGATCGAAGACGTCTGGTCGGCGCTCACCGAATCCGAGCGCACGGCACGGTGGATCGGCCCATGGACGGGCGAGGCGGGGGTCGGCAACACGATCATGCTGACGATGACCGCGGAGGAGGGCTCCGAACCGGGGCCCGCCATCATTCGCGAATGCGACCCGCCGAAGCGGCTGGTGATGGATCTCGGCGTGACCGATCAGCCCGCGTGGCGGGTCGAACTGACCTTGACCGAGCGCGGCGACACGACTGTGCTCGACTTCGTGCACCTTCTGCCCAAGACCGAGTGGGACACCTCGGACATCCTCAAGGGCTGGCACTTCTACCTCGACCGGTTGGGGGCCGCGCTCCTCGGCGAACCGGTGCCGGAGTGGGACACCTACACGCCGCCTAGTTTGGAGGCATGA
- a CDS encoding NADP-dependent oxidoreductase — MRAVVVRRFGGPEVLEFTEVPMPVPGPGQVRVKVAAAGVNPVDAGTRSGFLTEAGIVPPREALGIGWDVAGTVDAVGDGVTGFATGDSVIGLLDRPSAALGTYAEFVVLDVDALAAAPRTASPTEAATLPLNGLTAVQALDLLDLPPGATVLVTGAAGAVGGYAVALAEARGFRVVAVADTADEAVVRGFGAEIFVPRGDSLADRVRSVVPGGVDAALDTALLGLEALDAVANRGRFIVFAAGAAPLPLRGIEVDHVWVHADAAALAGLVAQVDDGTLALRVADTLPLGEAVKAHERLAAGGLRGRLVLIS; from the coding sequence ATGCGTGCAGTGGTGGTCCGCCGGTTCGGCGGTCCGGAAGTCCTGGAATTCACCGAGGTCCCGATGCCGGTACCGGGGCCCGGTCAGGTGCGGGTGAAGGTCGCGGCGGCCGGGGTCAACCCGGTCGACGCCGGGACCAGGTCGGGTTTCCTCACCGAGGCGGGGATCGTCCCGCCTCGCGAGGCGTTGGGGATCGGCTGGGACGTGGCGGGGACGGTCGACGCCGTGGGTGACGGCGTCACCGGGTTCGCCACGGGTGACAGTGTGATCGGCCTGCTTGACCGGCCGTCGGCGGCGCTCGGCACGTACGCCGAGTTCGTCGTCCTCGACGTGGACGCGCTCGCCGCCGCACCGCGGACGGCGTCTCCCACGGAGGCCGCGACCCTGCCGTTGAACGGTCTCACCGCGGTCCAGGCGCTCGACCTTCTCGACCTCCCGCCGGGAGCGACGGTCCTGGTGACCGGTGCCGCGGGGGCTGTCGGCGGCTACGCGGTCGCCTTGGCCGAGGCGCGCGGTTTCCGGGTGGTCGCGGTCGCCGACACCGCCGACGAAGCAGTGGTCCGAGGGTTCGGTGCCGAGATCTTCGTGCCCCGTGGCGATTCCCTCGCCGATCGCGTGCGGTCGGTCGTCCCCGGTGGCGTCGACGCGGCACTCGACACCGCATTGCTCGGGCTCGAAGCCCTGGACGCCGTGGCGAATCGCGGCCGGTTCATCGTGTTCGCGGCCGGCGCCGCCCCGCTCCCCCTGCGCGGTATAGAGGTCGACCACGTCTGGGTCCACGCCGACGCCGCCGCGCTCGCCGGACTGGTCGCCCAGGTCGACGACGGCACGCTCGCCCTGCGGGTCGCGGACACCCTGCCGTTGGGCGAGGCGGTGAAAGCCCACGAACGGCTCGCGGCGGGCGGTCTCCGCGGACGGCTAGTACTCATAAGTTGA